A single Brassica rapa cultivar Chiifu-401-42 chromosome A04, CAAS_Brap_v3.01, whole genome shotgun sequence DNA region contains:
- the LOC103866242 gene encoding AT-hook motif nuclear-localized protein 9 has protein sequence MDQRDPMGLTGSGSYYIQRGLPGSVPPTFHGSSQQQQGLRHLHNQNSPFGSGSTGFGSPPLHGDPSPAAATGAVPHHVGVHMISPPPPPPTSETPMKRKRGRPRKYGQDGSVSLALSSSSVSTINSSNKRGRGRPPGSGKKQRLSSTGELMMPSSSGMSFTPHVILVSIGEDIASKVIAFSQQGPRAICVLSASGAVSTATLLQSSTPPGAIQYEGRFEILALSISYLVPTDGSFRNRTGNLSVSLASPDGRVIGGAIGGPLIAASPVQVIVGSFVWAAPKIKNKKREEEGSENVQDTNDHQALDHPVPQQHTQGQNMMWSTGSRQMDMRQAHADIDLMRG, from the exons ATGGATCAAAGAGATCCAATGGGTTTAACCGGGTCAGGCTCTTACTACATCCAAAGAGGTTTACCCGGTTCGGTTCCTCCAACGTTTCACGGATCCTCACAGCAGCAACAAGGGCTTCGTCACTTACATAACCAAAACTCTCCATTCGGTTCAGGCTCCACCGGGTTCGGATCTCCTCCTTTACACGGTGACCCTTCTCCAGCAGCAGCAACCGGAGCTGTTCCTCATCATGTAGGCGTTCACATgatctctcctcctcctcctcctccaacgAGTGAGACTCCAATGAAACGTAAGAGAGGACGGCCTAGAAAATACGGACAAGACGGTTCTGTTTCTTTGGCattgtcttcttcctctgtttccaCCATTAACAGCTCTAACAAACGTGGCCGTGGTCGACCTCCTGGCTCTGGCAAGAAACAGAGATTGAGTTCCACCG gtGAGTTGATGATGCCTTCATCTTCTGGAATGAGCTTCACGCCACACGTTATCTTGGTTTCTATAGGAGAA GATATTGCATCAAAGGTTATAGCTTTCTCTCAACAAGGTCCAAGAGCGATTTGCGTTCTATCTGCTAGTGGAGCTGTCTCTACTGCGACGCTGCTTCAGTCATCTACACCCCCTGGAGCTATTCAGTACGAG GGCCGGTTTGAGATCTTAGCCTTATCAATATCTTATCTTGTCCCAACTGATGGAAGTTTCCGGAATAGAACTGGAAACTTATCTGTTTCTCTTGCTAGCCCTGATGGGCGTGTGATTGGTGGTGCTATAGGAGGGCCTTTAATAGCAGCAAGTCCTGTTCAG GTTATTGTAGGGAGCTTTGTATGGGCAGCTCCAAAGATCAAGAACAAGAaacgagaagaagaaggttCTGAAAATGTTCAAGACACAAATGACCATCAAGCTCTGGACCACCCTGTTCCTCAACAACACACACAAGGCCAAAACATGATGTGGTCAACAGGTTCAAGGCAAATGGATATGCGTCAAGCTCATGCTGATATTGATCTAATGCGCGGTTGA
- the LOC103866244 gene encoding uncharacterized protein LOC103866244 — MSKKNNLAKRKKQHEYNLQKEKEIQDKKIKKLHANKNKMKVDGSGKKKKGGFSVGKKKLKTKLTPAAKAKAVQAMELDK, encoded by the exons ATGTCGAAGAAGAACAATTTAGCCAAGAGAAAGAAGCAGCACGAGTACAATCTCCAAa AGGAGAAAGAGATACAGGACAAGAAGATCAAGAAGCTTCATGCCAACAAGAACAAGATGAAA GTTGATGGTagtggtaagaagaagaaaggtggATTCtcagttgggaagaagaagttgaagacTAAGTTGACTCCAGCTGCTAAAGCTAAAGCTGTTCAAGCTATGGAGCTAGACAAATGA
- the LOC103866246 gene encoding UPF0187 protein At2g45870, chloroplastic, producing MYQSTNLSFSSSFTHRSLLLERRFRPRRPRKPLNFTPSCVSSDPNSSENSINLSSKLISLLKAVPNWSDGIKERRMRQKRSLYTHENWVRHRSSLRHLRHVSSSASSRVILSLIPPVFFFTTVAVLIAGYNSAVGSELLPSFFPVLRASPLPYQLTAPALALLLVFRTEASYSRFEQGRKAWVKIITGTNDLARQVVSSVNGPSGDDEVIIRDALLRYIAAFPVALKCHVIYGSDIADDLRNVVEEDDLSLILKSKHRPRCVIQFISQSLQLLNLDSTKIDTLESKMLQLQEGIGVCDQLMGIPIPLSYTRLTSRFLVLWHLTLPVILWDDCHWNVVPATFISAASLFCIEEVGVLIEEPFSMLALDELCDMVLSNIDEAVKSEKVIRNRIIAKKRMHEIKHSSNGWHKS from the exons ATGTATCAATCAACGAACCTATCTTTCTCCTCCAGCTTCACCCACCGATCTCTCCTCCTCGAACGACGATTCCGCCCCAGAAGACCTCGCAAACCCCTCAATTTCACTCCGTCATGCGTCTCCTCCGATCCCAACTCCTCCGAAAATTCGATCAACCTCTCCTCGAAGCTCATCTCCCTCCTCAAAGCCGTCCCGAACTGGTCAGACGGGATCAAAGAGAGGCGGATGCGGCAGAAACGATCCCTCTACACTCACGAGAACTGGGTCAGACACCGGAGCTCCCTCCGCCACCTCCGCCACGTGTCCTCCAGCGCGTCTTCTCGCGTCATACTCTCCTTGATCCCTcccgtcttcttcttcaccaccGTCGCCGTCTTAATCGCGGGTTACAACTCCGCCGTGGGTTCGGAGTTGTTGCCTAGCTTCTTCCCTGTCCTCCGAGCTTCTCCTCTTCCGTATCAGCTCACGGCTCCGGCGTTAGCTCTGCTTCTGGTGTTTCGAACCGAGGCTTCGTACTCGAGGTTTGAGCAAGGGAGGAAAGCTTGGGTTAAGATTATAACTGGAACCAATGATTTAGCTAGGCAGGTTGTTTCTTCCGTTAACGGCCCCTCCGGTGATGATGAAGTGATCATCAGAGATGCGCTTTTGCGTTATATTGCTGCTTTCCCTGTGGCGCTTAAG TGTCATGTGATCTATGGTTCTGATATAGCTGATGATCTCCGGAACGTGGTGGAAGAAGATGATCTGTCACTAATCCTTAAGTCAAAGCATCGTCCGCGCTGTGTCATCCAGTTTATCTCCCAAAGTCTTCAGCTTTTGAATCTAGACAGTACAAAGATAGATACTTTG GAATCAAAGATGCTGCAGTTACAGGAAGGAATTGGTGTGTGTGATCAACTAATGGGTATCCCGATTCCACTTTCCTACACACGGCTAACCTCGAGGTTCTTAGTCTTGTGGCATCTTACACTCCCTGTTATTCTCTGGGATGATTGCCACTGGAATGTTGTTCCTGCTACTTTCATCAGCGCTGCGTCTCTCTTCTGCATTGAAGAA GTGGGTGTTCTTATAGAGGAGCCGTTTTCTATGCTAGCTTTAGACGAGCTATGTGATATGGTGCTTAGTAACATTGATGAAGCTGTTAAATCCGAGAAAGTCATACGGAATAGGATCATCGCAAAGAAAAGGATGCATGAGATTAAGCACTCATCAAATGGTTGGCATAAATCTTGA
- the LOC103866248 gene encoding uncharacterized protein LOC103866248 isoform X1, translating to MEKEICRRHLSREGIGCVWMFMNNMFDFRHGGSIHKLLMDKKRGSKRIIGVETKVEKHLTCDCDFEESEAGVQSVKNLTEEETIECRGKTKERNGKKRSRTCSITSEDHGEKKSDDQCPRISQSDDDSEEKFSELIKRLIAQTQKDTEVDASQVLESKEGSFRDIGTSPVSGDSKRIKERSSQCTQTIVILKPEPNGLDLGSSPGTHATCNKSTKRSSFILSRIIRRRLKSSAKKNPCNDPNALSSDIMSQNSCLGEEIETSSRRHVSAEETTTINGSEDSKKSTCGIYIAARKHLSEMLAAEGDADVDSPDKEVPRILGKILSLPEFSTPETSPRVTLAHEITEEPNIQQCISEDSTKHGETASTSSGAGVLDTEEEEKTVLDSLSEAVSSSIIHQDAYVDEEKLETHEQTQPLEKVVSECQDNATDVPGKSSPVSVLEPFFTDDETSPNSSRPSSVERRLQPRCIRFNEPDSPTSEKENEVKTRVDDKDLALAYIQEVVKSSELNWEELLVRSFYLEQVLEEALVDDIEFYPTNFCTDKRLIFDCINEVLMEFSGHGPWISFAKPEVRFGPDMENVVEVVQEEVYWHLLPLPSPHTLDQIVRKDLTRSGNWMDLRFEIGCIGSQTGEIILDELLEEIISSSCTDLFQ from the exons ATGGAGAAAGAGATATGTAGAAGACATCTTTCAAGAGAAGGGATAGGATGTGTCTGGATGTTTATGAACAACATGTTTGATTTCAGACATGGTGGATCTATCCACAAGCTTTTGATGGATAAGAAACGTGGTAGCAAACGCATCATAG GTGTTGAGACTAAGGTGGAGAAGCACCTTACCTGTGACTGTGACTTTGAG GAGAGTGAAGCTGGAGTGCAGAGTGTCAAGAACCTCACTGAAGAGGAGACTATCGAATGCAGAGGAAAGACAAAGGAGAGAAACGGAAAGAAGAGAAGTAGAACATGCAGCATAACCAGTGAGGATCATGGAGAGAAGAAATCAGATGATCAGTGTCCAAGAATTTCTCAGAGCGATGATGACTCAGAAGAGAAGTTCAGTGAGTTGATAAAGCGGTTGATAGCTCAGACTCAGAAGGACACCGAGGTGGATGCATCTCAGGTCTTGGAATCTAAAGAAGGATCATTCCGGGACATTGGTACTTCTCCAGTTTCAGGAGATTCTAAGAGAATCAAAGAGAGAAGCTCCCAATGCACACAAACAATTGTAATCTTGAAGCCTGAGCCAAATGGCTTGGATCTTGGTTCATCACCTGGAACACATGCTACATGCAACAAGTCCACAAAGAGGAGTTCCTTCATTCTCAGTAGAATCATCAGAAGAAGACTAAAATCTTCTGCTAAGAAGAATCCATGCAATGATCCTAATGCATTGTCATCTGACATCATGAGTCAAAACTCTTGTCTGGGAGAGGAGATAGAGACTAGTTCCAGGCGGCATGTTTCAGCTGAAGAGACTACTACTATCAATGGCAGTGAAGATTCCAAGAAGAGTACCTGTGGTATATACATTGCAGCCAGGAAACATCTATCTGAAATGCTTGCAGCAGAAGGAGATGCAGATGTTGATTCACCTGATAAAGAAGTACCAAGAATCCTTGGGAAGATTCTTTCTCTCCCTGAGTTCTCCACACCAGAGACCAGTCCAAGAGTGACACTGGCTCATGAGATAACCGAGGAACCAAATATTCAACAATGCATCTCAGAAGATTCAACCAAACATGGAGAAACAGCTTCTACTAGTTCCGGAG CAGGCGTTTTAGACACTGAGGAGGAAGAGAAGACTGTCTTGGATTCGTTGTCTGAAGCAGTTAGCTCTTCCATTATCCACCAAGATGCATATGTTGATGAAGAGAAGCTTGAAACTCATGAGCAGACACAACCACTGGAGAAGGTTGTGTCTGAGTGCCAAGACAATGCCACTGATGTGCCAGGGAAGTCAAGTCCTGTGTCTGTTCTTGAGCCTTTCTTTACAGATGATGAGACAAGTCCAAACAGCTCCAGGCCCTCTTCAG TCGAAAGGCGGTTGCAACCACGGTGCATACGCTTCAACGAGCCTGATTCACCAACCTCAGAGAAAGAAAATGAAGTTAAAACTAGAGTGGATGACAAAGACTTGGCACTTGCATACATCCAAGAAGTGGTCAAATCCTCAGAGTTGAACTGGGAAGAGCTTTTGGTGAGATCCTTTTATTTGGAGCAGGTTCTTGAGGAGGCTCTAGTGGATGACATAGAGTTCTATCCTACAAACTTCTGCACTGACAAGAGACTCATCTTTGACTGTATCAACGAAGTTCTCATGGAGTTCAGTGGGCATGGCCCTTGGATCTCATTCGCCAAACCTGAAGTCAGGTTTGGCCCAGACATGGAGAATGTTGTTGAAGTGGTGCAAGAAGAGGTTTACTGGCATCTCTTACCTTTGCCTTCTCCTCACACGTTGGACCAGATAGTCAGGAAAGACCTGACCAGGAGTGGGAACTGGATGGACCTCAGGTTTGAAATCGGCTGCATCGGTTCTCAAACAGGTGAGATAATCCTTGATGAACTATTAGAAGAGATCATCAGTAGCAGCTGCACAGACTTGTTCCAGTAG
- the LOC103866248 gene encoding uncharacterized protein LOC103866248 isoform X2 encodes MEKEICRRHLSREGIGCVWMFMNNMFDFRHGGSIHKLLMDKKRGSKRIIGVETKVEKHLTCDCDFEESEAGVQSVKNLTEEETIECRGKTKERNGKKRSRTCSITSEDHGEKKSDDQCPRISQSDDDSEEKFSELIKRLIAQTQKDTEVDASQVLESKEGSFRDIGTSPVSGDSKRIKERSSQCTQTIVILKPEPNGLDLGSSPGTHATCNKSTKRSSFILSRIIRRRLKSSAKKNPCNDPNALSSDIMSQNSCLGEEIETSSRRHVSAEETTTINGSEDSKKSTCGIYIAARKHLSEMLAAEGDADVDSPDKEVPRILGKILSLPEFSTPETSPRVTLAHEITEEPNIQQCISEDSTKHGETASTSSGGVLDTEEEEKTVLDSLSEAVSSSIIHQDAYVDEEKLETHEQTQPLEKVVSECQDNATDVPGKSSPVSVLEPFFTDDETSPNSSRPSSVERRLQPRCIRFNEPDSPTSEKENEVKTRVDDKDLALAYIQEVVKSSELNWEELLVRSFYLEQVLEEALVDDIEFYPTNFCTDKRLIFDCINEVLMEFSGHGPWISFAKPEVRFGPDMENVVEVVQEEVYWHLLPLPSPHTLDQIVRKDLTRSGNWMDLRFEIGCIGSQTGEIILDELLEEIISSSCTDLFQ; translated from the exons ATGGAGAAAGAGATATGTAGAAGACATCTTTCAAGAGAAGGGATAGGATGTGTCTGGATGTTTATGAACAACATGTTTGATTTCAGACATGGTGGATCTATCCACAAGCTTTTGATGGATAAGAAACGTGGTAGCAAACGCATCATAG GTGTTGAGACTAAGGTGGAGAAGCACCTTACCTGTGACTGTGACTTTGAG GAGAGTGAAGCTGGAGTGCAGAGTGTCAAGAACCTCACTGAAGAGGAGACTATCGAATGCAGAGGAAAGACAAAGGAGAGAAACGGAAAGAAGAGAAGTAGAACATGCAGCATAACCAGTGAGGATCATGGAGAGAAGAAATCAGATGATCAGTGTCCAAGAATTTCTCAGAGCGATGATGACTCAGAAGAGAAGTTCAGTGAGTTGATAAAGCGGTTGATAGCTCAGACTCAGAAGGACACCGAGGTGGATGCATCTCAGGTCTTGGAATCTAAAGAAGGATCATTCCGGGACATTGGTACTTCTCCAGTTTCAGGAGATTCTAAGAGAATCAAAGAGAGAAGCTCCCAATGCACACAAACAATTGTAATCTTGAAGCCTGAGCCAAATGGCTTGGATCTTGGTTCATCACCTGGAACACATGCTACATGCAACAAGTCCACAAAGAGGAGTTCCTTCATTCTCAGTAGAATCATCAGAAGAAGACTAAAATCTTCTGCTAAGAAGAATCCATGCAATGATCCTAATGCATTGTCATCTGACATCATGAGTCAAAACTCTTGTCTGGGAGAGGAGATAGAGACTAGTTCCAGGCGGCATGTTTCAGCTGAAGAGACTACTACTATCAATGGCAGTGAAGATTCCAAGAAGAGTACCTGTGGTATATACATTGCAGCCAGGAAACATCTATCTGAAATGCTTGCAGCAGAAGGAGATGCAGATGTTGATTCACCTGATAAAGAAGTACCAAGAATCCTTGGGAAGATTCTTTCTCTCCCTGAGTTCTCCACACCAGAGACCAGTCCAAGAGTGACACTGGCTCATGAGATAACCGAGGAACCAAATATTCAACAATGCATCTCAGAAGATTCAACCAAACATGGAGAAACAGCTTCTACTAGTTCCGGAG GCGTTTTAGACACTGAGGAGGAAGAGAAGACTGTCTTGGATTCGTTGTCTGAAGCAGTTAGCTCTTCCATTATCCACCAAGATGCATATGTTGATGAAGAGAAGCTTGAAACTCATGAGCAGACACAACCACTGGAGAAGGTTGTGTCTGAGTGCCAAGACAATGCCACTGATGTGCCAGGGAAGTCAAGTCCTGTGTCTGTTCTTGAGCCTTTCTTTACAGATGATGAGACAAGTCCAAACAGCTCCAGGCCCTCTTCAG TCGAAAGGCGGTTGCAACCACGGTGCATACGCTTCAACGAGCCTGATTCACCAACCTCAGAGAAAGAAAATGAAGTTAAAACTAGAGTGGATGACAAAGACTTGGCACTTGCATACATCCAAGAAGTGGTCAAATCCTCAGAGTTGAACTGGGAAGAGCTTTTGGTGAGATCCTTTTATTTGGAGCAGGTTCTTGAGGAGGCTCTAGTGGATGACATAGAGTTCTATCCTACAAACTTCTGCACTGACAAGAGACTCATCTTTGACTGTATCAACGAAGTTCTCATGGAGTTCAGTGGGCATGGCCCTTGGATCTCATTCGCCAAACCTGAAGTCAGGTTTGGCCCAGACATGGAGAATGTTGTTGAAGTGGTGCAAGAAGAGGTTTACTGGCATCTCTTACCTTTGCCTTCTCCTCACACGTTGGACCAGATAGTCAGGAAAGACCTGACCAGGAGTGGGAACTGGATGGACCTCAGGTTTGAAATCGGCTGCATCGGTTCTCAAACAGGTGAGATAATCCTTGATGAACTATTAGAAGAGATCATCAGTAGCAGCTGCACAGACTTGTTCCAGTAG
- the LOC103866248 gene encoding uncharacterized protein LOC103866248 isoform X3 → MFMNNMFDFRHGGSIHKLLMDKKRGSKRIIGVETKVEKHLTCDCDFEESEAGVQSVKNLTEEETIECRGKTKERNGKKRSRTCSITSEDHGEKKSDDQCPRISQSDDDSEEKFSELIKRLIAQTQKDTEVDASQVLESKEGSFRDIGTSPVSGDSKRIKERSSQCTQTIVILKPEPNGLDLGSSPGTHATCNKSTKRSSFILSRIIRRRLKSSAKKNPCNDPNALSSDIMSQNSCLGEEIETSSRRHVSAEETTTINGSEDSKKSTCGIYIAARKHLSEMLAAEGDADVDSPDKEVPRILGKILSLPEFSTPETSPRVTLAHEITEEPNIQQCISEDSTKHGETASTSSGAGVLDTEEEEKTVLDSLSEAVSSSIIHQDAYVDEEKLETHEQTQPLEKVVSECQDNATDVPGKSSPVSVLEPFFTDDETSPNSSRPSSVERRLQPRCIRFNEPDSPTSEKENEVKTRVDDKDLALAYIQEVVKSSELNWEELLVRSFYLEQVLEEALVDDIEFYPTNFCTDKRLIFDCINEVLMEFSGHGPWISFAKPEVRFGPDMENVVEVVQEEVYWHLLPLPSPHTLDQIVRKDLTRSGNWMDLRFEIGCIGSQTGEIILDELLEEIISSSCTDLFQ, encoded by the exons ATGTTTATGAACAACATGTTTGATTTCAGACATGGTGGATCTATCCACAAGCTTTTGATGGATAAGAAACGTGGTAGCAAACGCATCATAG GTGTTGAGACTAAGGTGGAGAAGCACCTTACCTGTGACTGTGACTTTGAG GAGAGTGAAGCTGGAGTGCAGAGTGTCAAGAACCTCACTGAAGAGGAGACTATCGAATGCAGAGGAAAGACAAAGGAGAGAAACGGAAAGAAGAGAAGTAGAACATGCAGCATAACCAGTGAGGATCATGGAGAGAAGAAATCAGATGATCAGTGTCCAAGAATTTCTCAGAGCGATGATGACTCAGAAGAGAAGTTCAGTGAGTTGATAAAGCGGTTGATAGCTCAGACTCAGAAGGACACCGAGGTGGATGCATCTCAGGTCTTGGAATCTAAAGAAGGATCATTCCGGGACATTGGTACTTCTCCAGTTTCAGGAGATTCTAAGAGAATCAAAGAGAGAAGCTCCCAATGCACACAAACAATTGTAATCTTGAAGCCTGAGCCAAATGGCTTGGATCTTGGTTCATCACCTGGAACACATGCTACATGCAACAAGTCCACAAAGAGGAGTTCCTTCATTCTCAGTAGAATCATCAGAAGAAGACTAAAATCTTCTGCTAAGAAGAATCCATGCAATGATCCTAATGCATTGTCATCTGACATCATGAGTCAAAACTCTTGTCTGGGAGAGGAGATAGAGACTAGTTCCAGGCGGCATGTTTCAGCTGAAGAGACTACTACTATCAATGGCAGTGAAGATTCCAAGAAGAGTACCTGTGGTATATACATTGCAGCCAGGAAACATCTATCTGAAATGCTTGCAGCAGAAGGAGATGCAGATGTTGATTCACCTGATAAAGAAGTACCAAGAATCCTTGGGAAGATTCTTTCTCTCCCTGAGTTCTCCACACCAGAGACCAGTCCAAGAGTGACACTGGCTCATGAGATAACCGAGGAACCAAATATTCAACAATGCATCTCAGAAGATTCAACCAAACATGGAGAAACAGCTTCTACTAGTTCCGGAG CAGGCGTTTTAGACACTGAGGAGGAAGAGAAGACTGTCTTGGATTCGTTGTCTGAAGCAGTTAGCTCTTCCATTATCCACCAAGATGCATATGTTGATGAAGAGAAGCTTGAAACTCATGAGCAGACACAACCACTGGAGAAGGTTGTGTCTGAGTGCCAAGACAATGCCACTGATGTGCCAGGGAAGTCAAGTCCTGTGTCTGTTCTTGAGCCTTTCTTTACAGATGATGAGACAAGTCCAAACAGCTCCAGGCCCTCTTCAG TCGAAAGGCGGTTGCAACCACGGTGCATACGCTTCAACGAGCCTGATTCACCAACCTCAGAGAAAGAAAATGAAGTTAAAACTAGAGTGGATGACAAAGACTTGGCACTTGCATACATCCAAGAAGTGGTCAAATCCTCAGAGTTGAACTGGGAAGAGCTTTTGGTGAGATCCTTTTATTTGGAGCAGGTTCTTGAGGAGGCTCTAGTGGATGACATAGAGTTCTATCCTACAAACTTCTGCACTGACAAGAGACTCATCTTTGACTGTATCAACGAAGTTCTCATGGAGTTCAGTGGGCATGGCCCTTGGATCTCATTCGCCAAACCTGAAGTCAGGTTTGGCCCAGACATGGAGAATGTTGTTGAAGTGGTGCAAGAAGAGGTTTACTGGCATCTCTTACCTTTGCCTTCTCCTCACACGTTGGACCAGATAGTCAGGAAAGACCTGACCAGGAGTGGGAACTGGATGGACCTCAGGTTTGAAATCGGCTGCATCGGTTCTCAAACAGGTGAGATAATCCTTGATGAACTATTAGAAGAGATCATCAGTAGCAGCTGCACAGACTTGTTCCAGTAG
- the LOC103866250 gene encoding U-box domain-containing protein 33, with the protein MALVTPIPAMSERAGSMRFHGMTTTSPGSRSSRSSVTEEPLSRLIEEKIFVAVDKHVAKSKSTLVWALQNTGGKKICVVHVHQPSQMIPVMGAKFPVSSVKEEEVKVFREKEREKVHMILDEYLRICHQRGVRAEKMFIETESIENGIVQLISELGIKKLVMGAAADRHHSKKMTELKSRKAIFVRREAPPPCHLWFTCKGYLIHTREAADDGESEYVASPRPSISANDLLQAFSTPESRLHSNGSSTEHSERVSNGSLNTTDDEERESDGKGVRGSATVMSTVDENSGRSSPSNFPDGVDDSFHDKIRQATSEAQSSKREAFAETVRRQKAEKNALDAIKRVKQSETAYSEELKRRKDTETAVSKEKERFVTIKKEQEAVTEEVQTATAQKHTLENQIAEADTTMETLNKKLDIAVKLLQKLKSEREELQSERDRALREAEELRTLATETTSTLQQQLLPNYFTDFSFSEIEEATNRFDSKLKIGEGGYGSIYVGTLRHTQVAIKILNPKSSQGPVEYQQEVDVLSKTRHPNIITLIGACPEGWSLVYEYLPDGSLEDRLTCKNNSPPLSWQNRVRIATEICAALVFLHSNKAHSLVHGDLKPANILLDGNLVSKLSDFGTCSIGRSKSASTDLTGTVPYLDPEASSSGELTPKSDVYSFGVILLRLLTGRPALRIANEVKYALDSGSLNNLLDPLAGDWPFVQAEQLARLALRCCESVGENRPDLGTEVWRLLEPMRASSGGSSSFHLGRNEQRIAPPYFICPIFQEVMQDPHVAADGFTYEAEAIRAWLDSGHDTSPMTNAKLSHNSLIPNHALRSAVQEWLQHHC; encoded by the exons ATGGCTTTGGTGACTCCAATTCCAGCTATGAGCGAAAGAGCTGGATCCATGAGATTCCATGGGATGACAACAACTAGCCCTGGTTCAAGGTCTAGCAGGAGCAGCGTCACGGAAGAGCCTCTCTCGCGTCTGATAGAGGAGAAGATCTTCGTCGCTGTGGATAAACACGTGGCCAAGAGCAAGTCTACACTCGTCTGGGCGCTGCAGAACACTGGAGGGAAGAAGATTTGCGTTGTTCATGTTCATCAACCTTCTCAAATGATCCCAGTTA TGGGAGCCAAGTTTCCAGTGAGTTCTGTGAaggaggaagaagtcaaggttTTCCGGGAAAAGGAGAGGGAGAAAGTGCATATGATTCTAGATGAGTACCTCCGTATATGCCACCAGAGAGGG GTGAGGGCAGAGAAGATGTTTATTGAAACCGAATCCATCGAGAATGGGATTGTGCAACTTATCTCGGAGCTTGGGATCAAGAAGCTTGTCATGGGAGCAGCTGCAGATAGACACCATTCTAA GAAAATGACTGAACTCAAGTCTAGGAAAGCCATCTTCGTACGCCGAGAAGCTCCTCCTCCTTGTCATTTATGGTTTACTTGCAAAGGCTACTTAATACATACAAG GGAAGCTGCGGATGATGGTGAATCAGAATATGTTGCATCTCCGCGTCCTTCCATAAGTGCAAACGATCTGCTTCAAGCTTTCTCTACACCAGAGTCTCGACTACATAGCAATGGAAGTTCAACTGAACACAGTGAGAGGGTTTCAAACGGTTCATTGAATACTACCGATGATGAGGAGAGAGAGTCTGACGGCAAGGGAGTAAGGGGAAGTGCAACGGTTATGAGTACAGTTGATGAGAACTCTGGCCGCTCATCTCCTTCCAACTTTCCG GATGGAGTGGATGATTCATTTCATGATAAAATCAGACAAGCTACGTCAGAGGCTCAAAGTTCAAAACGAGAGGCTTTTGCAGAGACTGTTAGGCGTCAGAAAGCTGAAAAGAATGCACTTGATGCAATCAAAAGG GTTAAACAATCAGAAACTGCTTACTCTGAGGAGTTAAAGAGAAGGAAAGACACTGAGACAGCAGTAtccaaagagaaagaaagattcgtaacaataaaaaaagaacaagaagCAGTCACAGAAGAAGTCCAAACCGCAACGGCACAGAAACATACGCTAGAGAACCAAATAGCAGAAGCTGACACTACAATGGAAACGCTAAACAAGAAGCTCGACATAGCTGTGAAGCTCTTACAAAAGCTGAAAAGCGAACGAGAGGAGCTGCAGAGTGAACGCGACAGAGCCCTCAGAGAAGCTGAGGAGCTAAGAACTCTCGCCACAGAGACAACTTCAACACTACAACAGCAGTTACTACCTAACTACTTCACAGATTTTTCATTCTCAGAGATCGAAGAAGCAACTAACCGCTTTGACTCCAAACTAAAGATCGGCGAAGGAGGCTACGGAAGCATCTACGTCGGCACGCTTCGTCACACGCAAGTGGCTATAAAGATATTGAATCCTAAAAGCTCACAAGGCCCTGTGGAGTATCAGCAAGAGGTCGACGTGTTGAGCAAAACGAGGCATCCGAATATCATTACACTGATCGGAGCTTGTCCTGAAGGGTGGAGTCTTGTATACGAGTATCTCCCCGATGGTAGCCTCGAAGATAGGCTTACCTGCAAGAACAACTCTCCGCCGTTATCATGGCAAAACCGTGTACGGATTGCAACCGAGATATGCGCGGCGCTTGTCTTTCTTCACTCCAACAAAGCTCATAGCTTAGTACACGGTGACTTAAAGCCGGCTAATATACTTCTTGATGGTAACCTCGTTAGCAAGTTGAGTGACTTTGGAACGTGCTCGATAGGAAGAAGCAAGAGTGCGTCAACAGATCTCACAGGGACGGTTCCTTACTTGGATCCGGAAGCTTCTAGCAGCGGAGAGCTAACACCAAAGTCAGATGTTTACTCTTTTGGGGTTATATTGTTAAGGTTGCTGACAGGGAGACCTGCGTTGCGGATAGCAAATGAAGTGAAGTACGCTCTTGACTCCGGTTCGTTGAACAACCTTTTGGATCCTTTAGCTGGTGACTGGCCCTTTGTTCAGGCCGAGCAGCTCGCTCGCTTGGCGTTGAGATGCTGTGAGTCTGTCGGTGAGAACCGTCCGGATCTTGGGACTGAGGTTTGGAGATTGCTTGAGCCTATGAGGGCTTCTAGTGGAGGATCTTCTTCTTTCCATCTTGGACGTAACGAGCAGCGCATAGCACCTCCTTACTTCATTTGTCCCATCTTCCAG GAAGTGATGCAGGATCCACACGTAGCTGCGGATGGTTTCACATATGAAGCGGAAGCTATAAGAGCGTGGCTGGACAGTGGACATGATACTTCACCGATGACTAATGCCAAGCTTTCACACAATAGTCTAATCCCTAACCATGCTCTTCGTTCTGCAGTTCAGGAGTGGCTTCAACATCATTGTTGA